In Vicingaceae bacterium, the following proteins share a genomic window:
- a CDS encoding NAD(P)-dependent oxidoreductase, whose amino-acid sequence MKYFITGSNGLLGQTIYKNLQKNFFVPKENIYAVSRGSNRISYIPDNRFISWDLTRKEIDWPYLPDRDSVLIHCAAMTNVDECEKKQHLAYQCNVEASRNLAAFANQQNCKFIFLSTDFVFDGSKGIYEENDPPNPVNYYGKTKMWAEQSVLEEKPDTIIVRTIVVYGHGIGLSKKNIVEFILEKLLNNQPVTLVQDQYRMPTYVEDLADAVIKLSQTGLKGIFHISGGEQMSIADMGRKIAEYLNKPIDLISPVDSNYFANMAPRPPKTGFSLKKISNSIHYSPTPFIQSIDSIYKQIIK is encoded by the coding sequence ATGAAGTATTTCATCACCGGCAGTAATGGATTATTAGGTCAAACCATTTACAAAAACTTACAAAAAAATTTCTTTGTCCCCAAAGAAAATATTTATGCTGTCTCCCGTGGCTCCAACAGAATATCCTACATACCCGACAACCGTTTTATTTCTTGGGATTTGACCCGTAAGGAAATTGATTGGCCTTACTTACCCGACAGAGATTCTGTTTTGATACATTGTGCCGCAATGACCAATGTAGACGAATGTGAGAAAAAACAACACCTGGCTTATCAATGCAATGTCGAAGCAAGCCGCAACCTTGCTGCTTTTGCAAATCAACAAAATTGCAAGTTTATTTTTTTGTCAACCGATTTTGTTTTTGATGGATCGAAAGGAATATATGAAGAAAATGACCCTCCCAATCCGGTCAACTATTACGGAAAAACAAAAATGTGGGCCGAACAATCTGTGTTGGAAGAAAAACCCGACACAATCATTGTCAGAACAATCGTTGTATATGGGCATGGCATTGGTTTGTCAAAAAAAAATATTGTAGAGTTTATTTTAGAGAAATTATTGAATAACCAACCCGTCACCCTGGTTCAAGATCAATACCGTATGCCCACATATGTAGAAGATTTGGCCGATGCAGTGATTAAACTTTCTCAAACCGGCTTAAAGGGAATTTTTCATATTTCCGGTGGTGAACAAATGTCTATTGCAGATATGGGCAGAAAAATTGCAGAATATTTAAACAAACCCATAGATTTGATCAGCCCGGTCGACAGTAATTATTTTGCCAATATGGCTCCCCGCCCTCCCAAAACCGGTTTTTCTTTAAAAAAAATAAGCAATTCCATTCACTATTCCCCCACTCCATTTATCCAAAGTATAGATTCAATTTATAAGCAAATCATTAAATAA
- the snf gene encoding sodium:calcium symporter, whose protein sequence is MKRTNEKWGSRIGLILAMAGNAVGLGNFLRFPVQAVNNGGGAFIIPYIVCFLLMGIPLLWIEWSMGRFGGKKNHHSTPFILDSMNNQNFWKYIGVFGIFTNVAVAAYYCYIESWTMAYVYHSLIGTFDGLSQSEVANFFSSYVDFAKSTTGIPYEAVWFYIICLLLNTWILSKGLQGVERAAKIGVPMLLIFGFFLAIRSLTLGTSGATPEHPDANAWDGFNFLWEPNFTSLSDPKVWFAAAGQIFFTLSVGMGTIQCYASYVRENEDIALNSLTAGFTNEFVEIVLGSMIVIPIAAGYLGIDWVLENAGFGMAFQTMPYLFEKWGPLLSALAGVMWFGLLFFAGITSSLAMGTPWIGFMQDEFKWTRKKSAWSFGAFVLILGLPTVFFFNQGVFDEYDYWAGTFSLVIFATLETILFAWIYGVDKGWEELKKGAEIKLPEFYKWVLKYITPVMLILVFIGALFTPANNDWANAIHSLSSGNGWPLDNSSIVKMISHAGINEQIEAAIMQDNLQLASELKNKKLYLTGARILLLIAFIFISFLVYLAHFNKTKKQQS, encoded by the coding sequence ATGAAAAGAACAAACGAAAAGTGGGGTTCGCGTATTGGTTTGATATTGGCCATGGCAGGCAATGCCGTGGGACTGGGTAATTTTTTAAGATTTCCCGTACAAGCAGTAAATAATGGTGGTGGAGCATTCATCATTCCCTATATTGTTTGTTTTCTATTGATGGGCATTCCGCTTTTATGGATAGAATGGTCTATGGGGCGTTTCGGTGGAAAGAAAAACCACCACTCTACCCCATTCATTCTCGACAGTATGAACAATCAAAATTTTTGGAAGTATATCGGAGTGTTTGGTATTTTCACCAATGTGGCCGTGGCAGCTTATTATTGCTATATTGAGAGTTGGACCATGGCATACGTTTACCATTCACTCATCGGAACATTCGACGGTTTGTCTCAAAGTGAAGTGGCCAATTTTTTTTCAAGTTATGTCGACTTCGCCAAGTCAACTACGGGCATTCCTTATGAAGCCGTATGGTTTTACATTATTTGCCTGCTATTGAATACATGGATTCTTTCCAAGGGATTGCAAGGGGTTGAAAGGGCAGCCAAAATCGGAGTGCCCATGCTCTTGATTTTCGGATTTTTTCTGGCAATCAGAAGTTTAACCCTTGGCACATCCGGAGCTACACCCGAACATCCTGATGCAAATGCATGGGATGGTTTCAACTTTTTATGGGAACCAAATTTCACCTCACTATCTGACCCTAAGGTTTGGTTTGCGGCTGCCGGTCAGATTTTTTTCACATTATCGGTCGGAATGGGTACTATTCAGTGCTATGCATCTTATGTAAGAGAAAACGAAGATATTGCCCTCAACTCTCTCACGGCAGGTTTTACCAACGAATTCGTAGAGATTGTCCTTGGCAGCATGATTGTCATTCCCATTGCTGCGGGTTATCTAGGTATCGATTGGGTATTGGAAAATGCCGGCTTTGGCATGGCCTTTCAAACTATGCCATATTTATTTGAAAAATGGGGCCCTCTTTTATCGGCATTGGCAGGCGTGATGTGGTTTGGTTTATTATTTTTTGCCGGAATCACTTCGTCGTTAGCAATGGGGACGCCCTGGATAGGGTTTATGCAGGATGAATTTAAATGGACAAGAAAAAAATCTGCATGGTCTTTTGGAGCATTTGTTTTGATTCTTGGATTGCCTACTGTTTTCTTTTTCAATCAAGGAGTATTCGATGAATATGATTACTGGGCGGGTACGTTTTCACTTGTAATTTTTGCCACACTCGAAACAATTTTATTTGCCTGGATTTATGGAGTTGATAAGGGCTGGGAAGAACTTAAAAAAGGAGCCGAAATCAAACTGCCGGAATTTTACAAATGGGTACTTAAATACATCACCCCTGTCATGCTAATTTTGGTATTTATCGGTGCGTTATTCACACCTGCCAACAACGATTGGGCTAATGCCATACACTCTTTGTCTTCCGGTAATGGCTGGCCTTTAGACAATTCATCTATCGTCAAAATGATTAGCCATGCCGGTATAAATGAACAAATAGAAGCAGCCATCATGCAAGACAATCTACAACTTGCAAGCGAACTGAAAAACAAAAAATTGTATCTTACAGGTGCCAGGATTTTATTGTTAATAGCATTTATATTTATTTCATTTCTGGTATATCTTGCACATTTTAATAAAACAAAAAAACAACAATCATGA
- the apt gene encoding adenine phosphoribosyltransferase: MDLKQYIRDIPDFPKPGIIFKDITPLLANPKAIKVCKELLIDHWQNTGLTAIMAIESRGFLFGMIMAEALNIKFIPVRKKGKLPYKTIREEYQLEYGTSTIEIHSDALNQQDKVLIHDDLLATGGTAKAAANLARKCNASVAGFSFLIELSALNGRNELETFSQKINSIIKF; the protein is encoded by the coding sequence ATGGACCTTAAACAATATATCAGAGACATACCGGACTTTCCTAAACCCGGTATTATATTTAAAGACATCACCCCACTTTTGGCTAATCCAAAAGCCATTAAAGTTTGCAAAGAATTACTCATCGACCACTGGCAAAACACAGGATTAACCGCAATAATGGCCATTGAAAGCCGGGGATTCTTATTTGGCATGATCATGGCCGAAGCACTGAATATCAAATTTATACCTGTTAGAAAAAAAGGAAAACTTCCTTACAAAACTATCCGGGAAGAATATCAATTGGAATACGGTACCTCCACAATAGAAATACATTCTGATGCTCTCAACCAACAAGACAAAGTACTCATCCATGATGACCTTCTTGCAACAGGAGGCACAGCAAAAGCAGCTGCCAATCTTGCCAGAAAATGCAATGCTTCAGTAGCCGGGTTTTCTTTTTTAATAGAACTTTCTGCATTAAACGGACGCAATGAATTAGAAACATTTTCGCAAAAAATAAACAGTATAATAAAATTCTAA
- the acdA gene encoding acyl-CoA dehydrogenase produces the protein MDFVLTEDQKMIAQAARDFAEKEIRPYMMEWDEKQIFPRELFRKMGQLGFMGVLVPQEYGGAGLGYIEYVLIISEIAKVCGSIGLSVAAHNSLCTGHILQFGSEEQKRKYLPKLATGEWIGAWGLTEANTGSDALRMKVVAHRDGDDWIINGAKNWITHGISAEVAVVLARTGELLDSHGITAFIVERGTPGFSGGKKENKLGMRSSETAEMIFDNCRVPSSNIIGEIGDGFIQAMKVLDGGRISIAALSLGIAKGAYEHALKYSKEREQFGKKISEFQAIAFKLADMITEIEAAEMLTMQAAYLKDQGEQVTKYSAMAKYYASEVAVKVATDSVQIFGGYGYTKDYPAEKYYRDAKLCTIGEGTSEIQKLVISRQILKN, from the coding sequence ATGGATTTTGTATTGACAGAAGATCAAAAAATGATTGCTCAAGCAGCAAGAGATTTTGCCGAAAAAGAAATTCGCCCATACATGATGGAATGGGATGAAAAACAAATTTTTCCAAGAGAACTTTTCAGAAAGATGGGACAACTGGGATTTATGGGGGTTTTGGTTCCTCAAGAATATGGAGGAGCCGGACTTGGGTACATAGAATATGTTTTGATCATTTCCGAGATTGCAAAAGTATGTGGCTCTATCGGCCTATCTGTTGCAGCCCATAATTCATTATGCACCGGCCATATTCTTCAATTTGGCAGTGAAGAACAAAAAAGAAAATACCTTCCCAAACTTGCCACAGGCGAATGGATTGGCGCGTGGGGATTGACCGAAGCCAATACAGGTTCCGATGCTTTGAGAATGAAAGTAGTAGCCCACCGGGATGGCGATGATTGGATTATCAATGGCGCCAAAAATTGGATCACACACGGAATATCGGCCGAAGTGGCAGTTGTACTGGCACGAACCGGAGAATTGTTGGACAGCCATGGAATTACTGCATTTATCGTCGAAAGAGGCACTCCCGGCTTTTCCGGAGGCAAAAAAGAAAACAAATTAGGAATGAGATCCTCCGAAACAGCAGAAATGATTTTTGACAACTGCCGGGTACCTTCATCCAATATCATTGGAGAAATTGGGGATGGTTTTATACAAGCCATGAAAGTATTGGATGGAGGACGCATATCCATCGCAGCACTCTCATTAGGAATAGCTAAAGGCGCCTATGAACATGCCTTGAAATATTCAAAAGAACGCGAGCAATTTGGTAAAAAAATTTCAGAATTCCAGGCCATAGCTTTCAAGCTTGCCGATATGATCACCGAAATAGAAGCCGCTGAAATGCTTACCATGCAGGCCGCATACCTCAAAGATCAAGGAGAACAAGTTACCAAATACTCTGCCATGGCAAAATATTATGCATCTGAAGTAGCCGTAAAAGTGGCAACCGATAGTGTACAAATATTCGGCGGATATGGCTATACGAAAGATTATCCCGCCGAGAAATATTACCGCGATGCCAAACTGTGTACAATCGGGGAAGGTACTTCGGAAATTCAAAAACTTGTCATTTCAAGACAAATTTTAAAAAATTAA
- the rpsU gene encoding 30S ribosomal protein S21 has product MLIVQVKDGESIDKALKRYKKKFEKAQILKILREKQFFEKKSVKRRQQILRAIHREKLKQQES; this is encoded by the coding sequence ATGTTGATAGTTCAAGTTAAAGATGGCGAATCAATAGACAAAGCGCTTAAACGTTACAAAAAAAAGTTTGAAAAAGCCCAAATTTTAAAAATCTTGCGTGAAAAGCAATTTTTTGAAAAAAAATCCGTCAAAAGACGCCAACAAATTTTGCGTGCTATTCATCGCGAGAAATTAAAACAACAAGAATCTTAA
- the xerC gene encoding integrase has protein sequence MTKDLEKYFDYLLTEKRYSVLTVDSYRNDLYQFLDYLQIYDIRHWKQVDHLIIRSWIAESIEKGLKKTTVNRKISSLKSFFKYLRKNNIIEHNPCLKIKQIKKPKRNPVFIPEKDIHNIFHNLNPSEQLPFFEFQKYVILELLYATGIRRSELIQLKKSNVLLSEKKIKVLGKRNKERFIPLIDTITNILKKYEAYPEFKSSSCENYFFNSQLQPWSPKQIYTIVKTELSKCTTIEKKSPHVLRHTFATHLLNEGADINAIKNLLGHANLAATQIYTHNSYEKLKNIYKIAHPRSNKKT, from the coding sequence ATGACTAAGGATTTAGAAAAATATTTCGACTATTTGTTGACAGAAAAACGGTATTCTGTTCTCACCGTCGATTCTTATCGTAACGACCTTTATCAATTTCTCGATTATTTGCAAATATATGACATTCGGCACTGGAAGCAGGTGGATCATCTGATTATCCGATCTTGGATTGCCGAATCAATAGAAAAAGGTTTGAAAAAAACCACAGTCAATCGCAAAATTTCTTCTTTGAAAAGTTTTTTTAAATATCTCAGGAAAAATAATATCATCGAACACAATCCATGTTTGAAAATAAAACAAATCAAAAAACCTAAACGCAATCCTGTATTTATCCCTGAAAAAGACATCCATAATATCTTTCATAACCTCAACCCATCCGAACAGTTGCCTTTTTTTGAATTTCAAAAATATGTCATTTTAGAATTGTTATATGCTACAGGTATTCGAAGAAGTGAATTGATTCAACTCAAAAAAAGCAATGTCTTGCTTTCCGAGAAAAAAATCAAAGTTTTGGGAAAAAGAAATAAAGAAAGATTCATCCCTCTGATTGATACCATTACCAACATATTGAAAAAATATGAAGCATATCCGGAATTTAAATCATCTTCTTGTGAAAATTATTTTTTTAATTCTCAATTGCAACCCTGGTCTCCTAAACAAATTTACACCATCGTCAAAACCGAATTATCCAAATGCACAACCATCGAAAAAAAATCACCTCATGTACTCAGACATACATTTGCCACTCACCTGTTAAATGAAGGAGCCGATATCAATGCCATTAAAAATTTGCTCGGCCATGCCAATCTGGCCGCCACTCAAATTTATACGCACAATTCTTATGAAAAATTAAAAAATATCTATAAAATTGCACATCCGAGATCAAACAAAAAAACATAA